A single window of Anopheles moucheti chromosome 2, idAnoMoucSN_F20_07, whole genome shotgun sequence DNA harbors:
- the LOC128298395 gene encoding general odorant-binding protein 72 isoform X2 has protein sequence MSCAELKFVPFSLISYFYVHRNSIADNSVADDVNRGVFADTKDFKCYVSCLLDIMQVARKGKVNYEKSLKQIDTMLPDDMKPAFRAGLEACKTAAQGVKDHCEAASILLQCFYKNNPKFVFP, from the exons ATGTCGTGTGCAGAACTTAAATTCGTTCCCTTTTCTctgatttcatatttttatgtacACCGTAATTCGATCGCTGATAATT CTGTAGCAGATGATGTGAACCGTGGTGTTTTCGCTGATACGAAAGACTTTAAATGCTACGTTAGTTGCCTGCTGGACATTATGCAGGTGGCCCGCAAAGGGAAGGTGAACTATGAAAAATCGCTCAAACAAATCGACACCATGCTGCCGGACGATATGAAACCGGCATTTCGGGCCGGGCTAGAAGCTTGTAAAACGGCAG CTCAAGGCGTTAAAGATCATTGTGAGGCGGCATCGATACTTTTACAGTGCTTTTACAAAAACAATCCCAAGTTCGTTTTCCCATAG
- the LOC128298394 gene encoding histone acetyltransferase KAT2A: protein MSMSENQKNQNGEVKQEKPDANHGGNSGGSQETTRQDSIERIMLRKQKVYQLPRNQKLTKLSMYSSCQANECRCSGWKTPEENRHKDVEVDYCPDFAEECRNPNCKHSLETHIQHLGDITEEQMNELLGAIVDVENLYMSMLRESDTDTKKVYAYLFRLLRQCILTRTQAVIRGPLGDPPFEQPSISKAVTNFVLHKYGHLHQAELDSMTDVAKTFLHCLNHWNFEAPSARQDLVNQEDVSNYKINYTRWLVFCHVPAFCSSLRHFETSIVFGRTLLKAVYQYVYQQLLMRCKIERDRMPPEKRIMLTQLPKFLEALKQEVVNEDSPIWSQNFKPSASLLLHKAKRQHEGPSSLAGTGKKLGEAKRYKKESDCEDLSDDVVARALKRINDSNYSSRAEVVFPPNAPRDEAAKAEENRREIEFHVVGNSLTKAVTKQSMLWLLGLHSVFAHQLPGMPREYISQLVFDPKHKTLALIKEGRPIGGICFRTFVSQGFTEIVFCAVTSSEQVKGYGTHLMNHLKDYSTQRGIKHFLTYADEFAIGYFKKQGFSKDIKVARHVYAGFIKEYEGATLMHCELHPSLIYTQFSSVIRKQKEIVKELITQRQQEVQKVHPGLTCFKEGVRSIPIESIPGLREVGWRPTFRAQRTARPLEESADPDKLANSLSGVLLAVRQHTAAWPFLKPVNQVEVPDYYDHIKYPMDLKTMTERLKNKYYVTRRLFMADMARIFTNCRLYNSPETEYYRCANTLERYFQTKMKEIGLWDK, encoded by the exons ATGAGCATGAGTGAGAatcaaaaaaaccaaaacggtGAAGTAAAGCAAGAGAAGCCTGATGCAAACCATGGCGGCAATAGTGGTGGATCGCAGGAAACCACTCGGCAGGATAGTATCGAAAGGATTATGCTCCGCAAACAGAAG GTTTACCAGCTACCAAGGAATCAAAAGCTTACGAAGCTTTCGATGTACTCTTCTTGCCAAGCAAATGAATGCCGCTGCAGTGGTTGGAAAACACCGGAAGAAAATCGCCACAAAGACGTCGAGGTGGATTATTGTCCCGATTTCGCAGAGGAGTGTCGAAATCCGAACTGCAAACATAGCCTAGAGACACACATTCAGCACTTGGGAGATATCACCGAGGAACAGATGAACGAGCTGCTGGGAGCTATAGTTGATGTGGAAAATCTGTACATGAGCATGCTCCGTGAGTCGGATACTGATACGAAGAAGGTTTATGCTTACCTATTCCGTTTGCTGCGACAATGCATTTTGACGCGAACGCAGGCAGTTATCAGAGGCCCATTAGGAGATCCTCCGTTCGAACAACCGTCGATTTCGAAAGCTGTCACCAACTTCGTACTTCACAA ATATGGCCACCTACATCAAGCTGAACTGGATTCGATGACAGATGTAGCCAAAACGTTTCTCCATTGTCTGAATCATTGGAACTTTGAAGCTCCGAGCGCACGGCAGGATTTAGTTAATCAAGAAGACGTTTCGAATTATAAGATTAACTACACAcgttggttggtgttttgcCATGTACCGGCTTTCTGTAGTTCCCTTCGTCACTTTGAAACGTCAATCGTTTTCGGTCGTACACTGTTGAAAGCCGTCTACCAGTACGTGTATCAGCAGCTGCTGATGCGTTGTAAAATTGAACGTGACCGTATGCCTCCGGAAAAGCGAATTATGCTGACACAGTTACCCAAATTCCTCGAGGCACTCAAGCAGGAGGTGGTGAACGAAGATTCTCCCATCTGGTCTCAGAACTTTAAACCCTCAGCTTCACTCTTGCTGCACAAAGCCAAACGCCAGCATGAAGGACCATCATCTTTGGCTGGAACTGGTAAGAAACTGGGTGAAGCTAAGCGCTACAAAAAGGAATCGGACTGTGAAGATCTTTCCGACGACGTGGTGGCCCGGGCTTTGAAGCGTATCAACGACTCGAACTATTCCAGCCGGGCCGAGGTAGTTTTTCCTCCAAATGCCCCACGCGATGAAGCCGCTAAGGCGGAAGAGAATCGACGGGAAATCGAGTTTCACGTTGTTGGAAATTCACTTACCAAGGCTGTGACGAAGCAATCGATGCTCTGGTTACTTGGATTGCACAGCGTTTTCGCTCATCAGCTGCCTGGAATGCCTAGAGAGTACATCAGCCAACTAGTGTTCGATCC gaaacacaaaacactggCCTTGATAAAAGAGGGTCGTCCGATAGGAGGAATCTGCTTCCGGACATTCGTATCGCAAGGCTTTACAGAAATCGTTTTCTGTGCCGTTACTAGCAGTGAACAGGTTAAGGGATATGGTACCCATCTTATGAATCATCTGAAAGATTATAGTACTCAACGGGgcataaaacattttctcacATACGCCGACGAGTTTGCGATCGGATACTTCAAGAAGCAGGGATTTTCCAAAGACATAAAAGTAGCACGCCATGTTTATGCTG GATTCATCAAAGAGTATGAAGGTGCGACGCTTATGCACTGTGAGCTCCATCCCAGTTTGATCTACACACAGTTCAGTTCTGTTATACGAAAGCAAAAAGAGATCGTGAAGGAACTCATCACCCAGCGTCAGCAAGAAGTACAAAAGGTGCATCCAGGGTTGACCTGTTTCAAGGAAGGTGTCCGAAGTATACCGATAGAATCGATACCCGGTCTGCGGGAAGTAGGATGGCGACCGACTTTCCGAGCACAGCGAACTGCTCGCCCACTAGAGGAATCGGCTGACCCGGATAAATTAGCCAACTCGCTGAGTGGAGTGTTACTTGCCGTTCGGCAGCATACAGCTGCGTGGCCTTTCTTGAAACCGGTCAATCAAGTGGAAGTACCGGACTATTATGATCACATTAAATATCCAATGGATCTCAAAACCATGACGGAACGTTTGAAAAACAA GTATTACGTCACCAGACGGTTGTTCATGGCTGATATGGCCCGAATTTTTACTAATTGTCGACTCTACAACTCACCAGAAACGGAATACTATCG CTGTGCCAACACTCTCGAACGGTACTTTCAAactaaaatgaaagaaatcGGTCTGTGGGATAAATGA
- the LOC128297432 gene encoding lipid droplet-associated hydrolase — protein MFCKVFCVVASKVHLINSSLRSNFVLCKHISSKVKIMQESYPVIAKVPTHILTWGKWIEESLGDQREIVLCITGNPGLPGFYTKFLSTVFECLNKELPVWVIGQAGHDEADESPYKKPVPALNGNENMYNLKGQLQHKIEFIRKYVPEDVKIHLIGHSIGAYMALELLKIPDISNRIKHCYFLFPTLERMAGSRNGFIVTRIINPMWFVLQWFYRMFNLLPLFIRTWIIYTYYLVDGIPKYFLGTGLKYMNPNVIDKIWFLAMDEMKNVNELDVDTLTKNRQRIKLYYGSRDGWVPVKYYHELKQRIPDVDAELCTRKYEHAFVLRSAEQMGFYVGEWILKNRA, from the exons atgttttgtaaagtttttTGCGTAGTGGCAAGTAAAGTTCATCTCATTAATTCCTCACTTCGATCGAACTTCGTTTTGTGTAAGCATATTAGCAGCAAGGTAAAGATCATGCAAGAATCATACCCAGTAATAGCCAAAGTTCCCACTCACATACTTACCTGGGGTAAGTGGATTGAGGAATCACTTGGCGACCAGAGGGAAATCGTGCTATGCATTACCGGCAATCCTGGCCTGCCTGGCTTTTACACCAAGTTCCTTTCCACTGTATTTGAGTGTTTGAACAAAGAGTTACCAGTGTGGGTAATAG GTCAAGCGGGACACGATGAAGCTGACGAAAGTCCCTACAAGAAGCCAGTACCTGCCCTGAACGGGAACGAGAACATGTACAACTTAAAGGGGCAGTTGCAGcataaaattgaattcattAGAAAATATGTTCCAGAGGATGTCAAAATTCATCTGATTGGTCACTCTATCGGAGCCTACATGGCGTTGGAACTGCTGAAAATTCCCGACATAAGTAATCGCATTAAACATTGCTACTTTCTATTCCCCACCCTGGAACGGATGGCTGGTTCTAGGAATGGATTTATAGTGACCAGAATCATCAATCCAATGTGGTTCGTGTTGCAATGGTTCTATCGAATGTTCAACCTGTTGCCACTATTCATTCGTACGTGGATTATCTATACGTACTATCTGGTGGACGGAATTCCAAAGTATTTCCTCGGCACTGGTTTGAAGTATATGAACCCAAATGTCATTGATAAAATATGGTTTCTCGCTATGGACGAAATGAAGAATGTGAATGAGCTGGATGTAGATACTCTAACGAAGAATAGGCAACGTATCAAGCTGTACTATGGATCCAGAGACGGATGGGTACCGGTGAAATACTATCACGAGTTAAAACAACGCATCCCAGATGTGGATGCCGAGCTTTGTACTAGAAAGTATGAGCATGCCTTTGTTTTACGTTCAGCGGAACAGATGGGCTTTTATGTCGGCGAATGGATCTTGAAAAACCGTGCCTAG
- the LOC128298395 gene encoding general odorant-binding protein 72 isoform X1: MYTVIRSLIITISQEQLEKTAKTFRQVCQPKHKISDAVADDVNRGVFADTKDFKCYVSCLLDIMQVARKGKVNYEKSLKQIDTMLPDDMKPAFRAGLEACKTAAQGVKDHCEAASILLQCFYKNNPKFVFP, from the exons atgtacACCGTAATTCGATCGCTGATAATT ACCATCAGCCAGGAACAGTTAGAAAAGACGGCCAAGACGTTCCGGCAAGTCTGCCAACCGAAGCATAAAATATCGGACG CTGTAGCAGATGATGTGAACCGTGGTGTTTTCGCTGATACGAAAGACTTTAAATGCTACGTTAGTTGCCTGCTGGACATTATGCAGGTGGCCCGCAAAGGGAAGGTGAACTATGAAAAATCGCTCAAACAAATCGACACCATGCTGCCGGACGATATGAAACCGGCATTTCGGGCCGGGCTAGAAGCTTGTAAAACGGCAG CTCAAGGCGTTAAAGATCATTGTGAGGCGGCATCGATACTTTTACAGTGCTTTTACAAAAACAATCCCAAGTTCGTTTTCCCATAG
- the LOC128310427 gene encoding uncharacterized protein LOC128310427, with the protein MDGTTPTLSALMQFLIFNYYTPYYSFCTVGRDFLSDLAVSRILLSVNDRFDSNLLLAIDNGCQAFVVDEPGIERFLHLYIPVHDVARQRSLDKSLILLITQQNQTLVFDRLRTMDVFRELPNVLLIVYDEQKLPTNLYTTAVSSTDVLDRKVNITLKQLPIEWNNWRNFTFFPDKTSDLKGYVLRTSVVNYLPFTSYEVLVCMTLANEAGNAFDSVTGKRSMWLDGTELQMLVSFCERRNCNILVSPEDEDMWGDVYPNGTGNGLMGSVVQRRTDIAFGAFYLWLAPYNFSTYTATISRSMLTMLVPKPKVLPFWRTPFLTFSLPLWITVLVTLLAGILATWFAGTVRHRLLLHSVDTDRAAIDLIAEQLTLSDSVLMMVGFFVAQSSSIRNDLWSCVFLFASLLLAGFMVSNLYSAGLASIMTVPQYEKSIDTVKDFAASGMPWYGPTPYCLDEIWNASEPHLQQIIKTFSSVGPEEMKRLAHVGGGGFTIEQAQHGNFAPNNFLDRESSTTFQPLKDYIYTQNCAALITNTNPLLSNLNEYILRVQQSGLLYHLGTQTAIRYLPTDVMQNIEQSRIHQHNEGAVTLEIGHFLGAFFILCYGLLCAGIVFIGEIWGTVIIQRMNEMIIEKGTNLSSAHDMDGTTPTLSALMQFLIFNYYTPYYSFCTVGRDFLSDLAVSRILLSVNDRFDSNLLLAIDNGCQAFVVDEPGIERFLHLYIPVHDVARQRSLDKSLILLITQQNQTLVFDRLRTMDVFRELPNVLLIVYDEQELPTNLYTTAVSITDVLDRKVNITLKQLPIEWNNWRNFTFFPDKTSDLKGYVLRTSVVNYLPFTSYEVLVCMTLANEAGNAFDSVTGKRSMWLDGTELQMLVSFCERRNCNILASPEDEDMWGDVYPNGTGNGLMGSVVQRRTDIAFGAFYLWLAPYNFSTYTASISRSGVTVLVPKPKVLPFWRTPFLTFSVPLWIAVFVTLLAGIVATWFAGTVRHRLLLHSVDTDRGPIDLIAEQLTLSDSVLMMVGFFVAQSSSIRNDLWSCVFLFASLLLAGFMVSNLYSAGLASIMTVPQYEKSIDTVKDFAASGMPWYGPTPYCLDEIWNASEPHLQQIIKTFSSVGPEGMKRLAHVGGSGFIIEQAQHGNFAPNNFLDRESSTTFQPLKDYIYTQNCAALITNTNPLLSNLNEYILRVQQSGLLYHLGTQTAIRYLPTDVMQNIEQSRIHQHNEGAVTLEIGHFLGAFFILCYGLLCAGIVFIGEIWGTVIIQRMNEMIM; encoded by the exons ATGGACGGTACAACTCCGACACTCTCTGCGCTAATGCAGTTTTTGATCTTCAACTACTATACGCCATACTACAGCTTCTGTACGGTGGGTCGAGATTTTCTCAGCGACTTAGCAGTGAGCAGAATTTTGCTGTCCGTCAACGATCGATTCGACTCCAATTTGCTGCTCGCCATCGACAATGGTTGCCAAGCATTCGTGGTCGATGAACCGGGCATTGAGAGATTTCTACACCTCTACATCCCCGTACACGATGTGGCCCGGCAGCGATCGTTGGATAAAAGCTTGATACTGCTAATAACGCAACAAAATCAAACGCTGGTGTTTGATCGATTACGTACGATGGATGTTTTTCGTG AACTACCGAACGTGCTGCTAATCGTGTACGATGAACAGAAGCTTCCTACGAATCTCTACACAACGGCCGTCAGTAGCACGGATGTGCTTGACCGGAAGGTGAACATTACGTTGAAACAGCTTCCGATAGAATGGAACAACTGGAGAAATTTCACCTTTTTCCCAGATAAAACCAGCGATCTGAAGGGCTATGTATTGCGGACGTCCGTGGTCAATTATTTGCCGTTTACGAGTTACGAAGTGTTGGTATGTATGACTTTG GCGAACGAGGCCGGTAATGCTTTCGATTCGGTAACGGGCAAACGATCGATGTGGTTGGATGGGACGGAATTACAAATGCTGGTATCCTTTTGCGAACGTCGCAATTGTAACATTCTGGTTTCACCAG AAGATGAAGATATGTGGGGCGACGTGTATCCGAATGGTACTGGCAACGGGTTGATGGGCAGCGTAGTCCAACGCCGAACCGATATTGCGTTTGGAGCATTCTATCTCTGGCTCGCGCCCTACAATTTCTCAACCTACACGGCCACCATTAGTCGATCCATGCTGACCATGCTCGTACCGAAGCCGAAGGTGCTTCCCTTCTGGCGAACACCCTTTCTAACGTTCTCGCTGCCACTGTGGATAACCGTGTTGGTTACACTACTTGCCGGTATTCTAGCAACATGGTTCGCCGGGACAGTGCGGCACCGTTTGCTGCTACATTCCGTCGATACCGATCGGGCGGCGATCGACTTGATCGCAGAACAACTTACGCTGAGCGATTCCGTGCTTATGATGGTAGGATTCTTCGTTGCCCAATCGTCGTCCATTCGAAATGATCTTTGGTCgtgtgttttcttgtttgcCTCCCTACTGTTGGCCGGGTTTATGGTGAGCAATCTGTACAGTGCAGGTTTGGCTAGCATTATGACGGTTCCGCAGTACGAAAAATCAATCGACACCGTGAAGGATTTCGCTGCATCTGGGATGCCATGGTATGGCCCCACGCCCTACTGTTTGGATGAGATTTGGAATGCTAGCGAA CCTCACTTGCAGCAAATTATTAAAACCTTCTCTTCAGTCGGGCCGGAAGAGATGAAAAGGCTTGCGCATGTGGGTGGCGGTGGTTTCACTATCGAACAGGCACAGCACGGTAACTTTGCACCAAATAACTTTCTTGATCGGGAATCTTCGACGACTTTCCAACCGTTGAAGGACTACATCTATACGCAAAACTGTGCGGCCCTGATAACCAATACTAATCCTTTGCTTTCGAATCTTAACGAGTACATTTTACGGGTACAGCAGTCTGGATTACTGTACCATCTCGGCACCCAGACCGCCATTCGGTATCTTCCGACGGACGTGATGCAAAACATCGAACAATCCAGGATTCATCAGCACAATGAAGGTGCGGTAACGTTGGAAATTGGCCATTTTTTGGGAGCATTCTTCATACTGTGCTATGGGCTATTGTGTGCAGGGATTGTGTTTATAGGAGAAATATGGGGCACAGTGATCATACAACGAATGAATGAGATGATCAT AGAAAAGGGAACGAATTTAAGTTCTGCACACGACATGGACGGTACAACTCCGACACTCTCTGCGCTAATGCAGTTTTTGATCTTCAACTACTATACGCCATACTACAGCTTCTGTACGGTGGGTCGAGATTTTCTCAGCGACTTAGCAGTGAGCAGAATTTTGCTGTCCGTCAACGATCGATTCGACTCCAATTTGCTGCTCGCCATCGACAATGGTTGCCAAGCATTCGTGGTCGATGAACCGGGCATTGAGAGATTTCTACACCTCTACATCCCCGTACACGATGTGGCCCGGCAGCGATCGTTGGATAAAAGCTTGATACTGCTAATAACGCAACAAAATCAAACGCTGGTGTTTGATCGATTACGTACGATGGATGTTTTTCGTG AACTACCGAACGTGCTGCTAATCGTGTACGATGAACAGGAGCTTCCTACGAATCTCTACACAACGGCCGTCAGTATCACGGATGTGCTTGACCGGAAGGTGAACATTACGTTGAAACAGCTTCCGATAGAATGGAACAACTGGAGAAATTTCACCTTTTTCCCAGATAAAACCAGCGATCTGAAGGGCTATGTATTGCGGACGTCCGTGGTCAATTATTTGCCGTTTACGAGTTACGAAGTATTGGTATGTATGACGTTG GCGAACGAGGCCGGTAATGCTTTCGATTCGGTAACGGGCAAACGATCGATGTGGTTGGATGGGACGGAATTACAAATGCTGGTATCCTTTTGCGAACGTCGCAATTGTAACATTCTGGCTTCACCAG AAGATGAAGATATGTGGGGCGACGTGTATCCGAATGGTACTGGCAACGGGTTGATGGGCAGCGTAGTCCAACGCCGAACCGATATTGCGTTTGGAGCATTCTATCTCTGGCTCGCCCCCTACAATTTCTCAACCTACACGGCCAGCATTAGTCGATCTGGTGTGACCGTGCTCGTACCGAAGCCGAAGGTGCTTCCCTTCTGGCGAACACCCTTTCTAACGTTCTCGGTGCCACTGTGGATAGCCGTGTTTGTTACACTACTTGCCGGTATTGTAGCAACATGGTTTGCCGGGACAGTGCGGCACCGTTTGCTGCTACATTCCGTCGATACCGATAGGGGGCCGATCGACTTGATCGCAGAACAACTTACGCTGAGCGATTCCGTGCTTATGATGGTAGGATTCTTCGTTGCCCAATCGTCGTCCATTCGAAATGATCTTTGGTCgtgtgttttcttgtttgcCTCCCTACTGTTGGCCGGGTTTATGGTGAGCAATCTGTACAGTGCAGGTTTGGCTAGCATTATGACGGTTCCGCAGTACGAAAAATCAATCGACACCGTGAAGGATTTCGCTGCATCTGGGATGCCATGGTATGGCCCCACGCCCTACTGTTTGGATGAGATTTGGAATGCTAGCGAA CCTCACTTGCAGCAAATTATTAAAACCTTCTCTTCAGTCGGGCCGGAAGGGATGAAAAGGCTTGCGCATGTGGGTGGCAGTGGTTTCATTATCGAACAGGCACAGCACGGTAACTTTGCACCAAATAACTTTCTTGATCGGGAATCTTCGACGACTTTCCAACCGTTGAAGGACTACATCTATACGCAAAACTGTGCGGCCCTGATAACCAATACTAATCCGTTGCTGTCGAATCTTAACGAGTACATTTTACGGGTACAGCAGTCTGGATTACTGTACCATCTCGGCACCCAGACCGCCATTCGGTATCTTCCGACGGACGTGATGCAAAACATCGAACAATCCAGGATTCATCAGCACAATGAAGGTGCGGTAACGTTGGAAATTGGCCATTTTTTGGGAGCATTCTTCATACTGTGCTATGGGCTATTGTGTGCAGGGATTGTGTTTATAGGAGAAATATGGGGCACAGTGATCATACAACGAATGAATGAGATGATCATGTGA
- the LOC128298396 gene encoding general odorant-binding protein 72-like, producing MSSFGLILLLISIMLINCSSSKGTMDQMAKTSAMMRSVCIGKHKAEEGLVDGLGRGEFVDTKELKCYANCVLEMMQAMKKGKIHADSAIKQIDLLIPSEIAEPTIRAFDGCRDSANGIKNSCEAAYALLKCLHAKNPKYFFA from the exons ATGTCTTCATTCGGGCTTATACTGTTGCTGATTAGCATCATGCTAATTAATTGCAGCTCAAGT AAAGGTACAATGGATCAAATGGCAAAAACCAGTGCCATGATGCGATCGGTGTGCATCGGAAAACACAAGGCGGAAGAAGGCTTGGTCGATGGGCTTGGACGTGGTGAATTTGTCGACACGAAGGAACTCAAGTGCTACGCAAACTGCGTGTTGGAAATGATGCAAGCG atgaaaaaaggaaaaatccatgCCGATAGCGCCATCAAGCAGATTGATTTGCTTATACCGTCCGAGATTGCCGAACCGACCATAAGGGCATTCGATGGTTGCCGTGATTCAG CaaatggaattaaaaattCGTGCGAGGCTGCATATGCACTGCTAAAGTGTCTACATGCCAAAAACCCAAAATATTTCTTTGCCTAA
- the LOC128297721 gene encoding glycosylated lysosomal membrane protein B-like gives MRLNMVLQNRHKWISSWGFAISLLFLNVVLCDEPSKLQRKLTATLNPGCRDICENNKAITLVHIAAASDTDTIHYVWDFTGKPTIMVALTSKQAEFHIDWPRLIDSKPGSAYFTEVPQYTFMAIINRIFQYDDAHDRAMLDDDANVFVYDPHNFTWNRSLLWSNEQDAMMAINAGDDFLFKLNAYSTKDHGMDFPHLLHTSNSTQIDIVFNNITNRYANPRFAIELLFVVSEQAVVGSEFEVTKRKTLDDEHTPGIFEIVDVLSPGAFTFSAGGFIEYRPVSYTHPERDVATSTETRQSQPVTVRSPSAALQTTLAYALYGTKLDSYLVQGMNVSFGVSEDGFYRKTNYTTMTFQVGYGMPPVEELSAFVLIVAGIGIGVPLVVLVVSIIYVCVKKLRNRDRFQQQRL, from the exons ATGAGGCTGAACATGGTGTTGCAAAACCGACATAAATGGATTTCCTCCTGGGGCTTTGCGATTTCACTGCTGTTTCTGAACGTTGTCCTTTGCGATGAGCCCAGCAAATTGCAACGAAAA CTGACAGCAACATTGAATCCGGGATGCAGAGATATCTGCGAAAATAATAAAGCTATCACATTGGTGCATATTGCGGCCGCATCCGACACGGACACGATCCATTACGTGTGGGATTTTACGGGTAAACCAACCATTATGGTAGCATTAACGAGCAAACAGGCCGAATTTCACATCGATTGGCCTAGATTGATTGACAGCAAACCGGGTTCTGCTTACTTTACCGAAGTTCCACAATACACCTTTATGGCGATTATCAACCGG ATTTTCCAGTACGATGACGCTCATGATCGTGCGATGTTGGACGATGATGCGAATGTATTTGTGTACGATCCGCATAATTTCACGTGGAACCGCAGCCTGCTGTGGTCGAACGAACAGGACGCTATGATGGCAATCAATGCGggtgatgattttcttttcaag TTAAATGCATACTCAACGAAAGACCACGGCATGGACTTTCCGCATTTGCTGCACACGTCGAACTCTACCCAGATAGACATAGTGTTTAACAACATAACGAACCGTTACGCCAATCCACGCTTTGCGATCGAGCTACTATTTGTCGTGTCGGAACAAGCCGTCGTCGGGTCGGAATTCGAGGTTACGAAGCGTAAAACGCTGGATGACGAACATACGCCCGGTATTTTCGAAATCGTCGACGTACTGTCACCGGGCGCTTTCACCTTCTCGGCCGGTGGGTTCATTGAATACCGACCCGTGTCATACACTCACCCCGAACGTGATGTGGCCACATCGACAGAAACGCGTCAAAGTCAGCCGGTTACTGTACGGTCACCATCGGCAGCACTGCAAACCACGCTGGCCTACGCGCTGTACGGTACGAAGCTGGACAGCTACCTGGTGCAGGGCATGAATGTTTCATTCGGCGTGAGCGAGGATGGGTTCTACCGCAAAACGAACTACACCACCATGACGTTCCAGGTCGGTTACGGTATGCCACCGGTAGAGGAGTTGTCCGCATTCGTGCTGATTGTGGCTGGTATCGGTATCGGGGTACCGTTGGTCGTGTTGGTCGTGAGCATCATTTATGTTTGCGTCAAGAAACTTCGCAATCGGGACCGATTTCAGCAACAGCGACTGTAA